The proteins below come from a single Myxococcus virescens genomic window:
- a CDS encoding OmpA family protein, whose protein sequence is MNARLLLLAFVLSSPMPVLADAVRVSLEGRAVLGEKLPALLVHIEEPIAGFEVKLKRSDGQDVEVKGGGSPGLTRRIELNQPEGRFRYEGALTVRFPDAESGVMPLSFDTELYGTLKLDVRKEDVDVAARRLRFVLSRPAKRAELTVLMDTGKKAFEGEVPFKGEAGGTPLELTWPAAEGRVMKISLRAFDTAEFYTGVDLYPWQVDIPHEEVNFASGRADIPAAERGKLDKSHALIVDALTKYGRFASLRLYVMGHTDTVGAAAENLDLSVRRAKSLAAYFRKKGLRVPVYYEGLGEEAPAVATPDETAEAGNRRAEYIIAVEDPVLQHAPRPPRWRKL, encoded by the coding sequence ATGAACGCCCGCCTGCTGCTCCTCGCCTTTGTCCTGTCTTCGCCGATGCCGGTGCTCGCGGACGCCGTTCGAGTCTCCCTGGAGGGGCGCGCCGTGCTGGGGGAGAAGCTCCCGGCGCTGCTGGTCCACATCGAGGAGCCCATCGCGGGCTTCGAGGTGAAGCTGAAGCGCAGTGACGGCCAGGACGTGGAGGTGAAGGGAGGCGGGAGTCCGGGCCTCACGCGTCGCATCGAGCTGAATCAGCCGGAAGGCCGCTTCCGCTACGAGGGAGCGCTCACGGTGCGCTTCCCGGATGCGGAATCCGGCGTGATGCCGTTGTCTTTCGACACGGAGCTCTACGGCACGCTGAAGCTGGACGTGCGCAAGGAGGACGTGGACGTGGCCGCGCGCCGGCTGCGCTTCGTCCTGTCCCGGCCCGCGAAGCGCGCGGAGCTGACGGTGTTGATGGACACGGGGAAGAAGGCCTTCGAGGGCGAGGTGCCATTCAAGGGGGAGGCGGGAGGGACGCCCCTGGAGCTGACGTGGCCGGCGGCGGAGGGGCGGGTGATGAAGATCTCCCTCCGTGCGTTCGACACGGCGGAGTTCTACACGGGCGTCGACCTGTATCCGTGGCAGGTGGACATTCCGCACGAGGAGGTGAACTTCGCCTCGGGCCGCGCGGACATTCCGGCGGCGGAGCGGGGCAAGCTGGACAAGAGCCACGCCCTCATCGTGGACGCGCTGACGAAGTACGGTCGCTTCGCGTCGCTGCGGCTCTACGTGATGGGCCACACGGACACCGTGGGGGCCGCGGCGGAGAACCTGGACCTGTCGGTGCGGCGGGCGAAGAGCCTGGCGGCCTATTTCCGGAAGAAGGGCCTGCGGGTGCCCGTGTACTACGAAGGGCTGGGAGAAGAGGCCCCGGCCGTCGCGACGCCCGACGAGACAGCGGAGGCGGGCAACCGCCGCGCGGAATACATCATCGCAGTGGAGGATCCGGTGCTTCAGCACGCGCCTCGCCCTCCGCGGTGGCGGAAGCTGTAG
- the lpxA gene encoding acyl-ACP--UDP-N-acetylglucosamine O-acyltransferase, producing the protein MAQVHPTAVVHPDARLHETVEVGPYSIIGPQVTIGAGSRVGPHVVIEGRTTLGERNRIFQFASVGADPQDLKYAGEDTELVLGDDNQIREFVSLHKGTAGGGGATRVGSGNLFMANCHVAHDCVVGNGCRIGNGSALAGHVTMEDHVIISGLAAVHQFTRLGKHAFISGGAMVTMDIPPYATAQGDRAELVGLNTVGLERSGFSKEQIERVKEAHRILFRSKLTLQEAMVRLRAELAGHSEVDHLIQFIQQSKRGLTR; encoded by the coding sequence ATGGCTCAGGTTCATCCCACCGCGGTGGTTCATCCCGACGCCCGCCTTCACGAAACCGTCGAGGTCGGCCCCTATTCCATCATCGGTCCCCAGGTGACGATCGGTGCGGGCTCCCGCGTGGGGCCTCACGTCGTCATCGAGGGCCGCACGACGCTGGGCGAGCGCAATCGCATCTTCCAGTTCGCCTCCGTTGGCGCCGACCCGCAAGACCTCAAGTACGCGGGCGAGGACACGGAGCTGGTGCTCGGCGACGACAACCAGATTCGCGAGTTCGTGTCGCTGCACAAGGGGACCGCCGGTGGTGGCGGCGCGACCCGCGTTGGCAGTGGCAACCTCTTCATGGCCAACTGTCACGTCGCGCATGACTGCGTGGTGGGCAATGGCTGCCGCATCGGCAATGGCTCCGCGCTCGCGGGCCACGTGACGATGGAGGACCACGTCATCATCAGCGGCCTTGCGGCGGTGCATCAGTTCACCCGCCTGGGCAAGCACGCCTTCATCTCCGGCGGCGCCATGGTGACCATGGACATCCCGCCGTATGCCACCGCCCAGGGAGACCGGGCGGAGCTGGTGGGCCTCAACACGGTGGGCCTGGAGCGCAGCGGCTTCTCCAAGGAGCAGATCGAGCGGGTGAAGGAAGCGCACCGCATCCTGTTCCGCTCGAAGCTGACGCTCCAGGAGGCCATGGTGCGGCTGCGCGCGGAGCTGGCGGGCCACTCCGAGGTGGACCACCTCATCCAATTCATCCAGCAGAGCAAGCGCGGCCTCACGCGCTGA
- a CDS encoding LpxI family protein, producing MDRIGLIAGNGRLPFLFARAARKKGLEVVAVAHRGETDPALAAEVDRLTWVRVGQVDRIQKALREAGVKQAAMAGGIGRVRALAEARPDLGAVRIIARLRSFRDDALLRAVASDFESRGVTIIAPTDFLGEVLCPEGHLAGPRLHPAQEKDVALGREVAILLGQADVGQTVVVHNGHVLALEAVEGTDEAILRGGRLGGNSGAVVVKRCKPQQDLRFDLPAVGPHTLEVMQEVGARVLALEVGRTVILDAPALFAGAESKGITIVGVP from the coding sequence GTGGATCGGATTGGCCTCATCGCGGGCAACGGCCGGCTGCCCTTTCTCTTCGCGCGCGCCGCGAGGAAGAAGGGCCTGGAAGTCGTGGCCGTGGCGCACCGGGGAGAGACCGACCCGGCGTTGGCCGCGGAGGTGGACCGGCTGACGTGGGTGCGCGTCGGGCAGGTGGACCGCATCCAGAAGGCCCTCCGGGAAGCGGGCGTGAAGCAGGCCGCCATGGCGGGCGGCATCGGCCGCGTGCGGGCGCTGGCGGAAGCCCGGCCGGACCTGGGCGCGGTGCGCATCATCGCCCGGCTGCGGAGCTTCCGGGATGATGCGTTGCTGCGCGCGGTGGCCTCGGACTTCGAGTCGCGAGGCGTCACCATCATCGCCCCCACGGACTTCCTGGGGGAGGTGCTGTGTCCGGAGGGCCACCTCGCCGGGCCTCGGCTGCACCCGGCTCAGGAGAAGGACGTGGCCCTGGGCCGCGAAGTCGCCATCCTGCTGGGCCAGGCGGACGTGGGCCAGACGGTGGTGGTGCACAACGGCCACGTCCTGGCGCTGGAGGCGGTGGAGGGCACGGACGAGGCCATTCTCCGGGGCGGCAGGCTGGGGGGTAATTCAGGCGCCGTGGTGGTGAAGCGCTGCAAGCCGCAGCAGGACCTCCGCTTCGACCTGCCGGCCGTCGGCCCTCACACGCTGGAAGTCATGCAGGAGGTCGGCGCGCGCGTGCTGGCGCTCGAGGTGGGGCGCACGGTGATACTGGACGCCCCGGCCCTCTTCGCGGGCGCCGAGTCCAAGGGCATCACCATCGTCGGCGTGCCCTGA
- the fabZ gene encoding 3-hydroxyacyl-ACP dehydratase FabZ — MDIGEILNLLPHRYPFLLVDRVVEIVPGQKLTAYKNVTINEPFFNGHFPGHPVMPGVLILEALAQATAILAYKSENMDPSRKLTYLMGVDGARFRKPVLPGDRLQLEIEVVRHKGAVWKTKGLALVDGARVAEGEFLATVVDKDANAAESAAS; from the coding sequence ATGGACATCGGAGAGATTCTCAATCTGCTGCCGCATCGGTACCCGTTCCTGCTGGTGGACCGGGTGGTGGAGATCGTCCCGGGCCAGAAGCTGACGGCTTACAAGAACGTCACCATCAACGAGCCCTTCTTCAATGGGCACTTCCCCGGTCACCCGGTGATGCCGGGTGTGCTCATCCTGGAGGCGCTGGCGCAGGCGACGGCCATCCTCGCCTACAAGAGCGAGAACATGGACCCGTCGCGCAAGCTCACGTACCTGATGGGCGTGGACGGCGCGCGCTTCCGCAAGCCGGTGTTGCCGGGGGATCGACTCCAGTTGGAGATCGAGGTGGTGCGTCACAAGGGCGCTGTCTGGAAGACGAAGGGCCTGGCGCTGGTCGACGGCGCGCGTGTCGCCGAAGGCGAGTTCCTGGCAACCGTCGTGGACAAGGACGCCAACGCGGCTGAGAGCGCGGCATCCTGA
- the lpxD gene encoding UDP-3-O-(3-hydroxymyristoyl)glucosamine N-acyltransferase encodes MPRQLGELAAHVGGELLGDPSQLIHGLNGLEEAGPGDVSFYGNPRYRRQFEATRASAVLVGADVPPREGVALVRVANPHLAYAKLLRLFHAPARPAAGVRPGAWVHPEATVHPEAVLLPGASVDRGGRVGARTVLYPGAYVGEQAEVGEDCVLYPNVTVRERCIVGARVILHASSVVGADGFGFAFNPEGEAGPEHFKIPQVGIVRIEDDVEVGACTCIDRATVGETVVGRGAKLDNLVQIAHNVRVGPLSLICAQAGVSGSAEVGTGVVLAGQVGVVGHIRVGDLAKVGAQSGVAHDVPDGQVVSGSPAVPHREWLRASAAAGQMADLLKEVRALRRRVETLEKEKVP; translated from the coding sequence ATGCCCCGCCAGCTCGGGGAACTCGCCGCCCACGTGGGTGGAGAGCTCCTCGGTGACCCCTCACAGCTCATTCACGGACTCAACGGGCTTGAAGAAGCCGGCCCGGGAGACGTGTCTTTCTACGGAAACCCGCGCTACCGGCGCCAGTTCGAGGCCACCCGTGCCTCGGCGGTGCTGGTGGGCGCCGACGTGCCCCCCCGCGAGGGCGTGGCGCTGGTTCGGGTGGCCAACCCACATCTGGCGTATGCGAAGCTGCTGCGCCTGTTCCACGCGCCCGCGCGTCCCGCCGCGGGCGTGAGGCCCGGCGCCTGGGTCCATCCCGAGGCCACCGTCCATCCGGAGGCCGTGCTGCTGCCCGGCGCGTCGGTGGACCGGGGCGGGCGGGTGGGCGCGCGCACGGTGCTGTACCCGGGCGCCTACGTGGGTGAACAGGCCGAGGTGGGGGAGGACTGCGTCCTGTACCCCAACGTCACGGTGCGTGAGCGCTGCATCGTGGGCGCGCGCGTCATCCTCCACGCCTCCAGCGTGGTGGGCGCGGACGGCTTCGGCTTCGCCTTCAACCCGGAAGGCGAGGCGGGGCCGGAGCACTTCAAGATTCCCCAGGTCGGCATCGTCCGCATCGAGGACGACGTCGAGGTGGGGGCGTGCACCTGCATCGACCGCGCGACGGTGGGCGAGACGGTGGTGGGGCGCGGCGCGAAGCTCGACAACCTGGTGCAGATTGCCCACAACGTGCGAGTGGGTCCGCTGTCCCTCATCTGCGCTCAGGCCGGTGTGTCTGGCTCGGCGGAGGTTGGGACGGGCGTGGTGCTCGCGGGGCAGGTTGGCGTGGTGGGGCACATCCGCGTCGGTGACCTGGCCAAGGTGGGCGCGCAGTCCGGCGTCGCGCACGACGTGCCAGACGGCCAGGTGGTGAGCGGTAGCCCCGCCGTTCCCCACCGGGAGTGGCTGCGGGCAAGCGCCGCGGCGGGCCAGATGGCGGACCTGCTCAAGGAAGTGCGCGCCCTGCGGCGCCGGGTGGAGACGCTGGAGAAGGAAAAGGTGCCGTGA
- a CDS encoding OmpH family outer membrane protein, producing MSLRTTIAATAAALSLALPVAASAAELKVAYVDLQKVMLEVDDGKAAKSRLQKWLDDRQKEIDKEQNALRAEKETLDKQASAMSAEIKAQKEAELQRKVMLLAQKWEKSRAEAANKEQQEMKPIIDKIDSIINTIAERDDLGFVLERRDSGIVYARSQHDISNEVIRAYNSSKKTAAKDAPTKK from the coding sequence ATGTCGCTTCGCACCACCATCGCGGCCACGGCCGCCGCTCTGTCGCTCGCCCTCCCGGTGGCCGCCTCGGCCGCCGAGCTGAAGGTCGCCTACGTGGACCTCCAGAAAGTCATGCTGGAGGTGGATGACGGAAAGGCCGCCAAGTCCCGTCTCCAGAAGTGGCTCGACGACCGCCAGAAGGAAATCGACAAGGAGCAGAACGCGCTCCGCGCCGAGAAGGAGACGCTCGACAAGCAGGCCAGCGCCATGAGCGCGGAGATCAAGGCCCAGAAGGAAGCCGAGCTCCAGCGCAAGGTGATGCTGCTCGCCCAGAAGTGGGAGAAGAGCCGCGCCGAGGCCGCCAACAAGGAGCAGCAGGAGATGAAGCCGATCATCGACAAGATCGACTCCATCATCAACACCATCGCCGAGCGCGATGACCTGGGCTTCGTCCTCGAGCGCCGCGACTCCGGCATCGTCTACGCCCGCTCGCAGCACGACATCTCCAACGAAGTCATCCGGGCGTACAACAGCTCGAAGAAGACGGCGGCGAAGGACGCCCCGACGAAGAAGTAG